The Salvelinus namaycush isolate Seneca chromosome 28, SaNama_1.0, whole genome shotgun sequence genome contains a region encoding:
- the LOC120023031 gene encoding kelch repeat and BTB domain-containing protein 11-like translates to MNDRQRPGGGVHTVEADVIFHHAVCSDLLSSPSDEDGGVCPLPRKQEGNTNAPDLGFILDDQGFCRQSTPVTKEYLLDGGTVIGHHHFDRPQGDGSHISKTDQLHITDLSHQAHTSHIPTLDAGRDQNCTHGRNGISEDMNGARAKVPCSVGPSLYFKGEAREEAEGSLSLYRESIVGSQCHITNVTASPEQGTSAPDTHCITADNQPTIQELERLFSHSSGTEYDTLYGQSGLESNQGHRGSSGHGGVSNTTPKEEPDLVIEVGGQKISVHKSVLAEKSDYFKARQSRDILKVKGLKYKTLTILIDYIYTSQMNVHKDNVVEVITGAKILQIPCALQAAMDTISEQVTAENCYEILTIAKKQRLNELKETAYRFMSDNFLQILRDQTVYGHLTGSERDLVLKKRMEGKRSLMVAEINDVFDRVGSRPQSRCNSRPQSPLSVASFEENHMIYYFNEAANDWKPLTLMPEDINTKGCGICTLYNYLFVAGGIKGYGDKGKVSDKVFCYNPITNRWSEVRPLNQARSQLKLVSMEGNLYAIGGECLFTVEKYDPRTDRWTTVAPLPKGAFAVAHEATTCNGELYVSGGSLFYRLLKYDPKRDEWQECPYNNSRKKSTDMVALKSFIYRFDVNRDQGVNVFKYNTIVKMWHDCVSQRQGTPLPFRCAVIGNCIYCVNKTQILQFVVEEDGSYFVEEPLRPPLEAKGILFPFILSLPDKTHVI, encoded by the coding sequence atgaatgacagacagagaccggGAGGAGGAGTGCACACAGTGGAGGCAGACGTAATCTTCCACCATGCCGTCTGCTccgacctcctctcctccccctcggATGAGGATGGGGGTGTCTGTCCCCTCCCACGGAAGCAGGAGGGGAACACCAATGCTCCAGACCTGGGATTCATACTGGACGACCAGGGATTCTGTCGACAGAGCACACCAGTTACAAAGGAGTACTTGTTGGATGGTGGTACGGTGATTGGGCATCATCACTTTGACCGTCCACAGGGTGATGGATCACACATCTCAAAAACAGATCAGCTTCACATTACTGATCTTTCTCATCAAGCACATACATCTCACATACCCACGCTTGATGCTGGTAGAGACCAGAACTGTACTCATGGCAGAAACGGTATCAGTGAGGATATGAATGGGGCGAGGGCCAAAGTGCCCTGCAGTGTGGGTCCCTCTCTGTACTTCAAGGGAGAGGCCAGAGAGGAAGCGGAAGGGTCTCTGTCCCTCTACAGAGAGAGCATAGTGGGGAGTCAGTGTCACATCACAAACGTCACCGCCTCCCCGGAGCAGGGGACCTCCGCGCCTGACACTCATTGTATCACCGCGGACAACCAGCCAACCATACAAGAGCTGGAGCGCTTGTTTAGCCACAGCTCTGGCACAGAATATGACACATTGTATGGACAGTCAGGGCTTGAGTCGAACCAAGGACACAGGGGCAGTAGTGGCCATGGTGGCGTCAGTAACACAACGCCTAAAGAGGAGCCGGATTTAGTGATTGAAGTCGGTGGCCAGAAAATCAGTGTTCACAAGTCTGTTCTGGCAGAGAAGAGTGACTATTTCAAGGCTCGTCAGTCGAGAGACATCCTGAAAGTGAAAGGGCTGAAGTACAAGACCCTGACCATCCTGATAGACTATATCTACACCTCTCAGATGAATGTGCACAAGGACAATGTGGTAGAGGTGATCACAGGAGCTAAGATCTTACAGATCCCATGTGCCCTCCAGGCTGCTATGGATACCATCTCAGAGCAGGTCACAGCAGAGAACTGCTACGAGATTCTAACTATCGCCAAGAAGCAACGACTCAACGAACTGAAGGAGACGGCCTATCGCTTCATGAGTGACAATTTCCTCCAGATCCTGCGGGACCAAACGGTGTATGGACATCTGACTGGGTCGGAGAGGGATCTGGTCCTGAAGAAGAGAATGGAGGGGAAGAGGTCCCTGATGGTCGCTGAAATCAACGATGTGTTCGACCGCGTCGGGAGCCGACCTCAGAGTCGCTGTAACAGTCGACCGCAGAGCCCTCTGTCCGTGGCATCCTTCGAGGAGAACCACATGATTTACTACTTCAACGAGGCAGCCAATGACTGGAAACCTCTGACTCTGATGCCGGAGGACATTAACACTAAGGGCTGTGGGATCTGCACCTTGTACAACTACCTGTTTGTGGCCGGTGGGATAAAGGGATATGGGGATAAGGGCAAGGTCTCAGACAAGGTGTTCTGTTACAACCCCATCACTAACCGCTGGAGCGAGGTTCGGCCGCTCAACCAGGCGCGGTCGCAGCTCAAGCTAGTGTCTATGGAAGGTAACCTGTACGCCATAGGAGGGGAGTGTTTGTTCACAGTTGAAAAGTATGATCCTCGGACTGACAGATGGACCACAGTGGCTCCCTTACCCAAAGGGGCGTTTGCAGTGGCCCATGAAGCTACCACCTGTAACGGAGAGCTCTATGTTTCTGGAGGGTCTCTGTTCTACCGTCTCCTAAAATACGACCCCAAGAGGGACGAGTGGCAGGAGTGCCCCTACAACAACAGCAGGAAGAAGTCAACCGACATGGTGGCTCTGAAAAGCTTCATCTACAGGTTTGACGTCAACCGCGACCAGGGGGTCAATGTGTTCAAGTACAACACTATAGTGAAAATGTGGCACGACTGTGTGTCACAGCGACAGGGCACCCCTTTGCCGTTCCGGTGTGCCGTCATCGGAAATTGCATCTATTGTGTGAACAAGACTCAGATTCTGCAGTTTGTAGTGGAGGAGGACGGCTCTTACTTTGTAGAGGAACCTCTGAGGCCACCACTGGAAGCTAAGGGCATACTGTTCCCTTTCATCCTCAGTCTGCCTGACAAGACTCATGTGATATGA